The following proteins are encoded in a genomic region of Sorangiineae bacterium MSr12523:
- a CDS encoding PAAR domain-containing protein, which translates to MIISAEGKTGQTVKVWKDKLAAAKAENPSWGIIDDIDPGFSKALDVIIDPPVSPTDTPLDKTKKTVDRLKSAYDLGMKIADIATQTGKWWEGYVDGIAGNAIDRLLMLNPVAQFVGGLFQLPAANVGAVFIGMPHTHQHPPSWVPPAAPVPLFSIGQIATGCPTVRIYGMPAATTDDIGYAIGCGSLSPFFKIFTGSSSVKIGGKRAARAGDLVKYCQPSSPPKPGDPPVPKNGKEAFISVVKDKFLVKSSKGDDPKLVKWRNKWTTGPTAALGAASAAYEYDKSKKAVQKARDEAKAKHEAAAKGDLGAQSEAVAADEAVESQEAAIAAQNEARVGAAETLVMDILRGSLDKLLGKDPGTPPPWGQIAVPTQLSVTIGGFPMPETAVLVGMGRGFLTKRGARWAKAARFKTAKAKIVAARGGREARTPAEKRADARAALALMKREKEAEAFAKKREELKTTSIYANESDQRKQAFDDIKAKRTKEQADKKEARDKKAAARQTDIDNTKLLIAQDKGTTPDKVSDKQAVEAIRVRNETNDPTLKPAYDRERAREAVESQAREAAEKEAKETASKRAGEAVTKTKA; encoded by the coding sequence ATGATCATCTCCGCCGAGGGTAAGACCGGGCAGACCGTCAAGGTTTGGAAGGATAAACTCGCCGCCGCGAAAGCAGAGAATCCGAGTTGGGGCATCATTGACGATATTGATCCGGGCTTCTCCAAAGCACTCGATGTCATCATCGATCCGCCCGTGAGTCCTACGGATACGCCGCTCGATAAAACGAAGAAGACAGTCGACCGCCTCAAGAGCGCCTACGATCTTGGTATGAAGATTGCGGATATCGCGACCCAGACAGGCAAGTGGTGGGAGGGGTATGTCGACGGTATTGCCGGCAATGCGATCGACCGTTTGCTCATGCTCAACCCCGTCGCGCAGTTCGTGGGAGGCCTGTTCCAACTGCCGGCAGCCAATGTGGGGGCGGTGTTCATTGGTATGCCGCACACGCATCAGCACCCGCCGAGCTGGGTGCCGCCAGCAGCACCCGTGCCGCTGTTCAGCATTGGTCAAATTGCGACGGGCTGTCCGACCGTGCGCATTTATGGGATGCCTGCTGCCACGACCGACGATATTGGGTATGCCATCGGCTGCGGGAGCCTGTCGCCGTTCTTCAAGATCTTCACTGGTTCGAGCAGCGTGAAGATCGGTGGAAAACGAGCCGCACGCGCTGGAGATCTCGTCAAGTACTGCCAACCATCGTCGCCTCCGAAACCTGGCGATCCGCCCGTGCCCAAGAACGGTAAAGAGGCATTCATTTCGGTGGTCAAAGACAAGTTCCTCGTCAAATCGAGCAAAGGTGACGACCCGAAACTCGTCAAGTGGAGAAATAAATGGACGACGGGGCCGACCGCTGCACTGGGAGCGGCGTCGGCGGCCTATGAATACGACAAATCGAAGAAGGCCGTGCAGAAAGCGCGTGATGAGGCCAAGGCCAAGCATGAAGCCGCCGCCAAAGGAGATCTAGGAGCGCAATCCGAGGCGGTCGCCGCCGACGAAGCGGTGGAAAGCCAGGAGGCTGCCATTGCTGCGCAGAACGAGGCGCGTGTCGGGGCGGCGGAGACTCTCGTGATGGACATTCTTCGTGGATCGCTGGACAAGCTTCTTGGAAAGGATCCCGGCACGCCGCCTCCGTGGGGACAAATCGCCGTTCCGACGCAATTGAGCGTCACGATCGGAGGTTTTCCCATGCCTGAAACCGCCGTTCTCGTCGGTATGGGACGCGGATTCCTCACCAAACGAGGCGCGCGGTGGGCGAAGGCTGCCAGGTTCAAGACGGCGAAGGCCAAGATTGTCGCCGCACGGGGAGGGCGAGAGGCACGGACGCCCGCCGAGAAGCGCGCGGATGCGCGGGCCGCACTTGCTCTCATGAAAAGAGAGAAGGAAGCCGAAGCGTTTGCGAAGAAGCGTGAGGAACTAAAGACTACGAGCATTTATGCCAATGAGTCAGACCAGAGGAAGCAGGCCTTCGACGATATCAAAGCGAAGCGTACCAAAGAACAAGCCGACAAGAAGGAGGCGCGGGACAAGAAAGCGGCGGCTCGCCAGACAGACATCGACAATACGAAGCTGCTGATCGCACAAGACAAGGGAACGACGCCCGACAAGGTGAGTGACAAGCAGGCGGTCGAGGCGATTCGCGTTCGCAACGAGACGAACGATCCCACGCTGAAGCCAGCCTACGATAGGGAGCGAGCGCGCGAGGCCGTCGAGAGTCAGGCTCGAGAAGCAGCCGAGAAGGAGGCCAAGGAGACGGCCTCGAAGCGTGCGGGCGAAGCGGTCACCAAAACGAAGGCTTGA
- the vgrG gene encoding type VI secretion system tip protein VgrG — protein MSVFENAVDELTYTLRAGELDERDLVVARFKGCERLSELFVWQIDVVVKDEKIHTIEELLGRAGEFRILRHDEPVRIVRGIVAQITPQGTTSKGRQHQVTVTLVPALAELDYITNSRIFQDQSVRKIAEDLVQRYGIELVWRLERHPQARTYCVQKNETDFEFLARILAEEGIHFFFSDDDKKSTVIFIDAPRGYAAIDGDANLPYSATGGAVSVDHVANMVRRQMIRPGSVALRDYKFERPRTDLTTRAEVREPHHHGNRPARETYLYAGDYDKVDPDGAGIVQRRLEEVRSDASVFSGKSSCVRIQVGRTFSLSGHDDDAFNRSLLVTDMNVGGHRAGIAESGAGGGPAFVAHFSAVPSDVRLRPPRKPKPAAAPESALVVGGEPGKPFMDEFGRVKVHFFWDRFDKQDKNSSCWLRVMTPAAGGDRGIWFPPRVGDEVVVNFFNGDIDRPFVAGAMYNGDNDHLYPPGQTVTKSTIRTLTIPGGKGFNELTFEDSAGGEEIYLHAQRDRKTVVLHNHNETVGAVQSTTVGGLQFITVGGMRKKTVGGEERTSVELNRTEEVGQKEQITIGMGRERIVTKGEDSLKVSLGNRVVTVSNGNYVTTVSDLTYLDTKNAETECSEDYQTRAARTVMLSETTGGAGFKMNGGAMDAVGPTGVTVTNESQNIQLKDKKITLLATDELLLQCGTSSISLKKDGSIAISGATSISMTCSSSNVTLDKTSGKLEANSATLSAKGTCVVSGGFVKIN, from the coding sequence ATGTCGGTGTTCGAAAACGCGGTTGATGAGCTTACGTACACCCTCCGCGCGGGAGAACTCGACGAACGAGACCTGGTAGTTGCACGGTTCAAAGGCTGCGAGCGGCTCTCGGAGCTTTTCGTCTGGCAGATCGATGTGGTGGTCAAAGACGAGAAGATTCACACCATCGAGGAGCTTCTCGGACGAGCCGGCGAGTTTCGAATTTTGCGACACGATGAGCCGGTTCGCATCGTGCGCGGCATCGTGGCCCAGATTACGCCCCAAGGCACGACGAGCAAAGGCCGGCAGCATCAGGTCACGGTGACCCTCGTTCCCGCGCTGGCCGAACTCGATTACATCACCAACTCGCGCATCTTTCAGGACCAGAGCGTCCGGAAGATCGCCGAGGACCTCGTCCAGCGTTACGGCATCGAGCTGGTGTGGCGCCTCGAACGGCATCCGCAAGCGCGCACCTACTGCGTGCAGAAGAACGAGACCGACTTCGAGTTCCTCGCCCGCATCTTGGCGGAGGAAGGAATTCACTTCTTCTTTTCGGACGACGACAAGAAGAGCACCGTGATCTTCATCGATGCCCCGCGCGGATACGCGGCCATCGATGGGGACGCGAATCTGCCCTACAGCGCCACGGGCGGCGCCGTAAGCGTCGACCACGTCGCCAATATGGTGCGACGGCAGATGATCCGTCCCGGATCGGTCGCCCTTCGCGACTACAAGTTCGAGCGCCCCAGGACGGATCTCACCACACGCGCCGAGGTGCGCGAGCCGCATCACCACGGCAACCGCCCTGCGCGCGAGACGTATCTTTACGCGGGCGACTACGACAAGGTCGACCCCGACGGTGCCGGCATCGTCCAGCGGCGCCTCGAAGAAGTGCGCAGCGACGCGTCCGTCTTTTCGGGCAAAAGCTCCTGCGTGCGCATCCAAGTCGGCCGCACCTTCTCGCTTTCGGGCCACGACGACGACGCGTTCAATCGCTCCCTGCTCGTCACCGACATGAACGTCGGCGGTCATCGCGCCGGCATCGCTGAATCGGGTGCCGGCGGTGGTCCCGCATTCGTAGCCCACTTCAGCGCCGTCCCCAGCGACGTCCGATTGCGCCCCCCGCGAAAGCCCAAACCCGCCGCCGCCCCCGAGTCGGCCCTCGTCGTCGGCGGCGAGCCGGGCAAACCCTTCATGGACGAATTCGGTCGTGTGAAGGTCCACTTCTTCTGGGACCGCTTCGACAAGCAGGACAAGAATAGCTCCTGCTGGCTGCGCGTCATGACCCCCGCCGCCGGCGGCGACCGCGGCATCTGGTTCCCACCCCGCGTCGGCGACGAAGTCGTCGTCAACTTCTTCAACGGCGACATCGACCGCCCCTTCGTCGCCGGCGCCATGTACAACGGCGACAACGACCACCTGTATCCGCCCGGCCAAACCGTCACCAAGAGCACCATCCGCACCCTGACGATCCCCGGCGGCAAAGGCTTCAACGAGCTCACGTTCGAGGACAGTGCGGGTGGCGAAGAGATATATCTGCACGCGCAGAGGGACCGGAAGACGGTCGTTCTACACAACCACAATGAGACGGTTGGCGCGGTACAGTCGACGACGGTCGGCGGATTGCAATTCATCACCGTGGGGGGCATGCGCAAGAAGACCGTAGGGGGCGAGGAGCGGACCTCGGTCGAGTTGAATCGCACGGAAGAAGTCGGGCAAAAAGAACAGATCACCATCGGGATGGGGCGAGAGCGCATCGTCACGAAAGGCGAGGATTCTCTAAAGGTATCTCTCGGCAATCGAGTGGTCACCGTCAGCAACGGAAATTACGTCACAACGGTCTCCGACCTAACCTATTTGGATACGAAGAACGCCGAAACGGAATGTTCGGAAGATTATCAGACGAGGGCCGCGCGCACCGTCATGTTATCCGAGACCACCGGCGGCGCTGGTTTCAAGATGAACGGTGGTGCCATGGATGCTGTCGGTCCCACAGGTGTTACCGTGACGAATGAATCTCAGAATATCCAACTGAAGGACAAGAAGATTACCTTGCTTGCGACAGACGAGCTCCTCTTGCAATGCGGAACGTCGTCCATTTCTTTGAAGAAGGATGGAAGCATTGCGATCAGTGGTGCAACGTCGATTTCCATGACTTGCTCGTCGTCGAACGTCACTCTGGACAAGACATCGGGAAAGCTCGAGGCAAACAGCGCGACCCTCTCGGCAAAAGGAACGTGCGTCGTGTCGGGCGGTTTCGTGAAGATCAATTGA
- a CDS encoding biopolymer transporter ExbD, which produces MAMGASAGGVAGRSRRMGGMNEINVTPLIDVMLVLLVIFMVTAPLLTTGVEVDLPKAKSGPMVADDTKLLIIVTADEHVYLGKDEITGAVEDRLTNNARLKEEKEVYIQADEGVKYGAVLRVMAAARTAGVEKLGMITDPLEVK; this is translated from the coding sequence ATGGCCATGGGTGCATCGGCAGGCGGCGTTGCTGGCCGCAGCCGCCGCATGGGCGGTATGAACGAGATCAACGTGACGCCGCTCATCGACGTCATGCTGGTGCTCTTGGTCATCTTCATGGTGACCGCACCATTGCTCACGACCGGCGTCGAGGTCGATCTTCCGAAGGCCAAGAGCGGCCCGATGGTGGCAGACGACACGAAGCTGCTGATCATCGTCACCGCCGACGAGCACGTCTATTTGGGCAAGGACGAGATCACCGGCGCGGTCGAAGATCGATTGACGAACAATGCGCGTCTGAAGGAGGAGAAAGAGGTCTACATCCAAGCGGACGAGGGCGTAAAATACGGTGCCGTTCTGCGCGTCATGGCGGCTGCGCGCACCGCAGGCGTCGAAAAGCTTGGAATGATCACCGATCCACTGGAAGTTAAGTAA
- a CDS encoding TonB C-terminal domain-containing protein, translating to MATRLAWRTAYESDEVALGIALAIALHAIPIAAIILKAMYPSLGEEEKPLVEKPVVAASLLKLGKPMDPLKLPDRIVPRARTAPKHEIVASREEKKKDIPDAGPPPPLAQESDITRLVNKSDPFAEDAGKDRPEEGHAAGVKEGQETDPNKVRAGDMYGALLGNFFHERWAIPTVISQGEANKLCVTFQISIDRRMSIWHMRSEPVRKSGNDLFDDSARSMLQKLLDDRTPLPEPPPEVAEQYRGRALNVGLTGNPHGDSSKCR from the coding sequence ATGGCAACGCGGTTGGCTTGGAGGACGGCGTACGAGTCGGACGAGGTGGCGCTAGGCATTGCGCTGGCCATCGCGCTGCATGCGATTCCCATTGCGGCCATCATCCTCAAGGCCATGTACCCATCGCTCGGCGAGGAGGAGAAGCCCCTCGTCGAGAAGCCCGTGGTCGCGGCCAGCTTGCTGAAATTGGGCAAGCCAATGGATCCATTGAAGCTGCCCGATCGCATCGTGCCCCGCGCCCGCACCGCGCCGAAGCACGAGATCGTGGCCTCGCGTGAAGAAAAGAAAAAGGACATCCCCGACGCGGGGCCGCCGCCTCCGCTCGCGCAGGAGTCGGACATCACGCGCCTCGTGAACAAGAGCGATCCCTTCGCGGAGGACGCGGGCAAAGATCGCCCCGAAGAGGGTCACGCGGCGGGTGTGAAAGAGGGCCAGGAGACGGACCCGAACAAGGTGCGCGCGGGCGACATGTACGGCGCGCTGCTGGGCAATTTCTTTCACGAGCGCTGGGCCATTCCCACTGTGATTTCACAGGGAGAGGCCAACAAGCTTTGTGTCACCTTCCAAATCAGCATCGATCGGCGGATGAGCATTTGGCACATGAGGAGTGAACCCGTTCGAAAGAGCGGCAACGATTTGTTTGATGACTCGGCGCGATCGATGCTTCAAAAACTGCTCGACGATCGAACGCCGTTGCCGGAGCCACCCCCCGAGGTGGCCGAACAGTATCGTGGCCGTGCACTAAATGTTGGACTGACCGGGAACCCTCATGGAGACTCGTCCAAATGCCGATGA
- a CDS encoding MotA/TolQ/ExbB proton channel family protein: MQSVAGGAIHAVHAFAAAVQAGGAGGGGKPDAPKLDPVQLVLHASAPVKAVLIVLVVFSLCCWVVIGAKFLHLRRARAESHRFLKTFDAAQNFDAMANGLAAFRGSPFARIFATGYDEMMRMTGGQRQRLGDAEGTHVETATRRAAAREVTHLESWMTLLGTIGSTAPFIGLFGTVYGIMDAFLSIGNQQNANLPVVAPKIAEALIATAIGLVAAIPSVMAYNYFARRVQELADSLEGFAADVAARAKLGGI; encoded by the coding sequence ATGCAATCGGTAGCCGGCGGCGCGATCCATGCCGTTCACGCGTTCGCCGCGGCGGTACAGGCTGGCGGTGCCGGCGGTGGCGGGAAGCCCGACGCGCCCAAGCTCGATCCCGTGCAGCTCGTCTTGCACGCCTCGGCGCCCGTCAAAGCGGTGCTCATCGTGCTGGTCGTCTTCTCGCTGTGCTGCTGGGTGGTCATCGGTGCCAAGTTTCTCCATCTGCGCCGCGCCCGCGCCGAATCGCATCGCTTTTTGAAGACGTTCGACGCGGCCCAGAACTTCGATGCGATGGCCAATGGGCTGGCGGCCTTCCGCGGCTCTCCGTTCGCGCGAATTTTCGCCACGGGCTACGACGAGATGATGCGCATGACCGGCGGCCAGCGTCAGCGCCTGGGCGACGCCGAGGGCACGCACGTCGAAACGGCCACACGCCGCGCCGCTGCGCGCGAGGTCACGCACCTCGAATCGTGGATGACGCTCTTGGGCACCATCGGATCGACGGCGCCCTTCATCGGCCTTTTCGGCACGGTCTACGGCATCATGGACGCGTTCTTGAGCATCGGGAACCAGCAGAACGCGAACCTCCCCGTCGTTGCACCGAAGATCGCCGAGGCGCTCATCGCGACGGCCATCGGCCTCGTCGCCGCCATCCCGAGCGTCATGGCATACAACTACTTCGCGCGTCGCGTGCAGGAGCTTGCCGACAGCCTCGAAGGCTTTGCCGCCGACGTGGCCGCGCGCGCCAAGCTCGGAGGCATTTAG
- a CDS encoding serpin family protein, protein MRGLLPYLSFTALALTAGVTSIHCGSSSDSDGSNGDVARSELPRNLEPQANARDIESAAQGNAAFAFELYRKLSSKNPNESLFFSPHSISAALAMTYAGARGSTAEAFERVLHIATPAKFHDAMNALDLALATRGRDAKGADGKLFRLRATNSIWGNRTTTFRQPFLDVLARDYGAGIRLTDFISATEESRRIINQWTNDETEGRINELLPEGVIKQETRLVLVNAIYFNAAWNTPFPASATSQEAFVRADGSSTRVDTMKQRTDFPYFEEDGYQAVELPYGGKDTSMVVVLPKEGTWATFELKFDAAAYRKITSNLSIATVDLSLPKFEIQGASTKLKEELSGMGLDIAFNEGAADFSGMTDRDPLVMSEVVHKAFVKVDEKGTEAAAATAVVMVDASAPPPPTNVKTFKANRPFFFFVRDVPTGALLFAGRVVDPSH, encoded by the coding sequence ATGAGAGGCCTTCTGCCATATCTCTCTTTCACGGCGCTCGCGCTTACTGCGGGCGTCACTTCGATCCACTGCGGCAGCAGCAGCGATAGCGACGGCTCGAACGGCGACGTCGCTCGATCCGAGTTGCCTCGAAACTTGGAACCACAAGCAAACGCTCGAGACATCGAAAGCGCTGCCCAAGGCAACGCAGCGTTCGCCTTCGAGCTTTACCGCAAGCTCTCATCGAAGAACCCGAACGAAAGCCTCTTTTTCTCGCCACACAGCATTTCCGCCGCGCTCGCCATGACCTATGCGGGCGCACGGGGAAGCACCGCGGAGGCTTTCGAACGTGTGCTCCACATTGCGACGCCGGCGAAGTTCCACGATGCGATGAACGCGCTCGACCTTGCCCTGGCCACCCGCGGCCGTGATGCGAAGGGCGCCGACGGGAAGTTGTTTCGGCTTCGCGCAACCAATTCGATATGGGGAAATCGCACCACGACCTTCCGACAACCTTTCCTCGATGTATTGGCCCGCGACTATGGCGCAGGAATTCGCCTCACGGACTTCATCTCAGCGACCGAAGAGTCTCGGCGGATCATCAACCAATGGACGAATGACGAGACCGAGGGGCGAATCAACGAGCTATTGCCCGAGGGCGTCATCAAGCAGGAGACCCGTCTGGTACTCGTCAATGCCATTTATTTCAATGCAGCGTGGAATACTCCGTTCCCCGCGAGTGCCACGTCGCAAGAGGCCTTCGTCCGCGCAGATGGTTCATCGACGCGCGTCGATACCATGAAGCAACGGACGGATTTTCCCTACTTCGAGGAGGACGGATACCAGGCGGTGGAGCTGCCCTACGGCGGCAAAGATACGTCGATGGTCGTCGTGCTGCCGAAGGAGGGAACCTGGGCGACGTTCGAGCTCAAGTTCGACGCGGCGGCGTATCGGAAGATCACCTCGAACTTGTCGATCGCCACCGTCGATCTGTCGCTTCCGAAGTTCGAGATCCAGGGAGCCAGCACGAAGCTAAAAGAGGAGCTCTCCGGTATGGGATTGGACATAGCCTTCAACGAGGGCGCCGCCGATTTCTCGGGCATGACGGATCGCGACCCCTTGGTGATGTCCGAAGTCGTGCACAAAGCCTTCGTCAAGGTCGACGAGAAGGGCACGGAGGCGGCCGCGGCGACGGCGGTCGTCATGGTCGATGCCTCCGCTCCCCCGCCGCCCACCAACGTGAAGACCTTCAAGGCCAATCGGCCCTTCTTCTTCTTCGTGCGCGACGTTCCGACGGGCGCCCTGCTCTTTGCCGGGCGCGTCGTCGATCCTTCGCACTGA